From a region of the Lactuca sativa cultivar Salinas chromosome 4, Lsat_Salinas_v11, whole genome shotgun sequence genome:
- the LOC111902458 gene encoding cytosolic sulfotransferase 5, with the protein MSTFPDQNMSVHPSAVNGEKQIPVDEEEQQVYNNLDEKLDSLLATLPKAKGWRSPNIFLHKGFWLSPTVFKGLLAIHEYFHPQPIDIFLAAFMKCGTTWLRALMFATANRHRYNFSDHPLHRTGPHGAFPSLDTQILVDFPVTKFDHLPSPRLFATHFAHDLLPNSMTAPRSTCKFVYVCREPKDALISKWHFMNKVRSKELAPLLFNEAYELFCDGVSEYGPFWEHVLGYWKASQESPDKILFLKYEDMKREPSAELKKLAAFMGMSFTAAEEEGGVVEEIVKLCSFENLSNLEVNKGGVQKFNTQLKVENRDFFRKGKVGDWKNYLTEEMRERIDSITETKLKDSGLSLGVTKITLS; encoded by the coding sequence ATGTCGACATTTCCCGACCAAAATATGAGCGTCCACCCCTCAGCCGTTAATGGTGAAAAACAAATCCCAGTAGACGAAGAAGAACAACAAGTCTACAACAATCTCGATGAAAAGCTCGACAGCCTTCTTGCAACTCTCCCCAAAGCAAAAGGTTGGAGGAGCCCAAACATATTTCTGCATAAAGGTTTTTGGTTGAGTCCCACAGTTTTCAAAGGCTTATTAGCGATCCACGAATACTTCCATCCCCAACCCATAGACATCTTCCTGGCTGCTTTCATGAAGTGTGGAACCACCTGGCTTAGAGCTCTCATGTTTGCCACCGCCAACCGCCACCGTTACAATTTTTCCGACCATCCTCTTCATCGCACCGGACCCCATGGTGCTTTTCCTTCTCTTGACACCCAAATTCTTGTTGACTTTCCGGTAACTAAGTTCGATCATCTCCCTTCTCCTCGACTGTTCGCCACACACTTTGCTCACGACTTGTTACCGAACTCGATGACAGCACCCCGGTCGACTTGCAAGTTTGTGTACGTGTGTAGGGAACCGAAAGACGCACTCATTTCCAAGTGGCACTTCATGAACAAAGTTAGGTCGAAAGAACTGGCCCCTCTTTTGTTCAATGAAGCTTACGAGCTTTTCTGCGATGGGGTCTCCGAATACGGACCTTTTTGGGAACATGTGTTGGGGTACTGGAAAGCAAGCCAGGAATCACCTGATAAAATCTTGTTCTTGAAGTATGAGGATATGAAGAGGGAACCCTCGGCAGAGCTGAAGAAATTGGCGGCGTTCATGGGGATGTCTTTTACGGCGGCGGAGGAGGAGGGAGGGGTGGTGGAAGAGATTGTGAAGCTGTGTAGCTTTGAGAATTTGAGTAATCTGGAGGTAAACAAGGGCGGTGTTCAGAAGTTTAACACGCAGTTGAAGGTGGAGAATCGGGATTTTTTCAGAAAAGGAAAGGTGGGAGATTGGAAAAATTATTTGACAGAGGAGATGAGAGAGCGGATTGATTCGATCACTGAAACCAAGTTGAAGGATTCTGGGCTGTCACTAGGAGTCACCAAAATAACTTTATCATAA